Proteins from a single region of Laspinema palackyanum D2c:
- a CDS encoding DUF262 domain-containing protein has protein sequence MSKLNVDQKSIFDLLSHKKSDFLIPDYQRPYAWDDQQCQTLWDDLFLFSFPNNNCDEFNRDEEEYFLGSIVTFKNENGKSEVIDGQQRLTTLLLILRAFYDKFSNMQDINSRRTRERIEKCIWKTDTFGSADKSLLKIDSEVATDNDKDEFLDLLRTGDIKAGAKSQYVQNYKFFQNKIEDFLQGFASYFPYFPTRILDNCILLPIEAESQDTALRIFSTLNDRGLPLSDADIFKAQFYKYFSDSNKKDEFIKDWKELEELSNTVFHPISGTPMDDLFSRYMYFLRAKEGNKSSTTESLRKFYERNKYQYLKKENTIGDLKTLAIFWKSIILQDKGRFSDSILKKLFVLHFAPNGMWQNITSVYFLQNKNSEGLLEESAFGTFLDRITAFIFAYAITNPGVNALRTPVYDEMITIVNGSIATFSKYKFNETQSRAQFENYTFTNKRSITRSMITWYAHSFPEQKLLDLKQGFDIEHIYSRKRQDIEGGLKNESNLESLGNKILLEESINIRASDYRFEDKKKIYSGIQRRGKCKDPSQIHEINNIIELKEFDENQVITRSKNIHDRFFQFLNEQDLIEVQQ, from the coding sequence ATGTCGAAACTCAATGTTGATCAAAAGTCCATATTTGACTTATTGTCGCACAAAAAATCTGACTTCCTCATCCCTGATTACCAAAGACCATATGCTTGGGATGATCAACAATGTCAAACTCTTTGGGATGACTTATTTTTATTTTCTTTTCCCAATAATAATTGTGATGAATTCAACCGTGACGAAGAAGAATATTTTCTTGGATCAATAGTTACATTTAAAAATGAAAATGGGAAGTCAGAGGTGATTGACGGGCAACAGCGACTTACTACACTATTATTAATCCTTCGTGCCTTTTATGACAAATTTTCAAATATGCAGGACATAAATTCTAGGCGTACTAGGGAACGAATTGAGAAGTGTATATGGAAAACTGACACCTTTGGTAGCGCAGACAAATCACTATTAAAAATAGACTCCGAAGTAGCTACCGACAACGACAAAGATGAATTTCTTGACCTGCTAAGGACTGGCGATATAAAGGCTGGCGCCAAGAGTCAATACGTTCAAAATTACAAATTCTTTCAAAATAAAATAGAAGATTTTTTACAAGGTTTTGCTAGTTATTTCCCATATTTTCCTACTCGAATTTTAGACAACTGTATTCTTTTACCTATTGAGGCAGAGTCCCAAGATACGGCATTACGAATTTTTTCGACACTAAACGATCGGGGTCTTCCACTTTCAGATGCTGATATTTTTAAAGCCCAGTTTTATAAATACTTTAGCGACTCCAATAAGAAAGATGAATTTATCAAGGACTGGAAAGAACTTGAGGAATTATCAAATACAGTGTTTCATCCAATAAGTGGTACACCAATGGATGATCTATTTTCTCGATATATGTATTTTCTGCGAGCAAAAGAAGGAAATAAAAGTTCAACTACGGAATCACTGCGAAAGTTTTATGAACGGAATAAATATCAATACTTAAAGAAAGAAAATACTATAGGTGATCTAAAAACACTGGCTATTTTTTGGAAAAGTATCATCCTTCAAGACAAAGGACGATTCTCGGATAGCATTCTTAAAAAACTGTTTGTACTACATTTTGCTCCAAATGGAATGTGGCAAAATATTACATCTGTCTATTTTTTGCAAAACAAGAACAGCGAAGGTCTTCTGGAGGAAAGCGCTTTTGGCACTTTCCTTGATCGAATTACGGCTTTTATATTTGCATACGCAATAACTAATCCTGGAGTAAATGCCCTTCGTACTCCTGTGTACGATGAAATGATTACCATTGTTAATGGGTCAATCGCTACTTTTTCAAAGTATAAGTTTAATGAGACTCAATCTCGCGCTCAATTTGAAAATTATACATTTACGAACAAAAGGTCAATTACACGCTCCATGATAACTTGGTATGCCCATTCTTTCCCAGAACAAAAACTCCTTGATTTGAAGCAAGGATTCGATATCGAACATATCTATTCGAGAAAGCGACAAGATATCGAAGGTGGTTTAAAAAACGAGAGCAATCTTGAATCCTTGGGGAATAAAATACTTCTGGAAGAAAGTATAAATATAAGAGCATCTGATTACCGATTTGAAGATAAGAAGAAAATATATAGTGGTATACAGCGTCGTGGGAAATGTAAAGACCCAAGCCAAATTCATGAAATTAACAATATTATTGAGTTGAAGGAGTTTGACGAAAACCAGGTGATTACAAGAAGTAAAAATATTCATGATCGTTTTTTTCAATTTTTAAATGAACAAGACCTGATTGAGGTTCAGCAGTGA